DNA sequence from the bacterium genome:
GCGCTAAGTTTATCGGTGTGACCGCTAATCGTGATTCTTCGATCGGACAGGCATGTGACATTGTTTTGGATTCGGCTGTGGAAAGAGAAGCCTGCCCGATGAATCTGGCTCCCACATCAAGCGCTGCCGTACAACTTGCGCTTGGCGATGCTTTAGCAATTTCAGTCATGGTTGCCCGCAACTTCACCCCATCGGATTATGCGCAGTTCCATCCTTCCGGCACTCTTGGCCGACGTTTACTTCTACATGTTTATGATATTATGCGAAAAGACGATATGCTGGCCGTTGTAAGTGAAGATGCTCCACTTCATGATGTTCTTTTCGCCATTACAAAAGCTGAAGCAGGCGCGGCTTGTGTTGTGAATTCAAAAGGAGCCATGGTCGGTCTAATAACTGACGGCGATATAAGGCGAACTCTGTTACGCGATGAAAAGGCGCTTCAGCGTTCCGCCAATGTAGCTATGAATTGCCCCAAGTTTGTTCTACACGGCAACCCCCTCGCAGTCGATGCCCTTACTCAGATGCAATCATCCCAATCTAAAATCGGGGAGTTACCTGTCTTAGACGATGAGGATCGCCCCATTGGCATAGTCATGCTAAAAGACCTTCTAAGAGCGGGGATTTTGCGTTAGTTTAGCTCTCATATTGCGCAGAACATATTCCAGAGCAGGTGGCTTCGCCCCTTGTCCACCAATAATAAAAGCATCGGCAGCGTTGCTGCCGATGCTTTTAAAGAATTTCGTACTACACACTGAATTTCTTCAAAATCAATGTTACATTGTGGCCGCCAAAACCGAATGAGTTGGAGAGCGCTACATTTACCACTCCTGGGCGAGCTTTGTTAGGCACATAGTCCAAGTCACAATCAGGGTCTGGGAACTCGTAGTTGATCGTTGGCGGTAGGATGCTGTCTCGCATCGCCAAAATGCATGCAATCGCCTCTACGGCGCCACCAGCGCCCAACAAATGGCCTGTCATCGACTTGGTCGAGCTTATGGCTAACTTATTCGCATGGTCGCCAAATACAGCCTTTATAGCAAACGTCTCTAATCGGTCGTTATAGGGCGTTGAAGTACCGTGAGCATTAATATAGTCAACTGATTCGGGTGGAAGACAAGCATTCTTTAACGCTATTTTCATCGCGCGAATGGCGCCGTCGCCTTCGGGATGAGGTTGGGTGAAATGAAAAGCATCCCCGGTCATTCCATAACCAACGATTTCAGCCAAAATATTTGCGCCGCGTGCTTGAGCTGTCTCTATGTCCTCAAGAATAACCGTTCCAACGCCTTCACCCATAATGAAGCCATCACGCTTGGCATCAAAAGGTCGGCTGGAATGCTCGGGGTCATCATTATGCGAGGTGCTCATTGCCCTTGCGGCAACAAATCCTGCAATTCCAATACGAGTAATAGCCGCTTCTGAACCACCGCAGATCATCGCGTCAGCATCGCCTCGCCGAATGATCTGATAGGCATCACCTATCGCATTTGCACCCGTTGCGCAGGCAGTGATAACGGCGGAATTAGGGCCTTTTGCGCCCGTAATGATGGACACAAACCCACTAGCCATGTCGGCAATCATCATGGGAACCATAAATGGACT
Encoded proteins:
- a CDS encoding KpsF/GutQ family sugar-phosphate isomerase, with the protein product MGDWLNTAKEVMDIEANAIRACAERLGDDFEKAVEAVLHCSGRIVTCGIGKSGNIARKISGTLSSTGTPSLFLHPAEALHGELGAVTENDIVLLFTNSGETDELIAILPALRRIGAKFIGVTANRDSSIGQACDIVLDSAVEREACPMNLAPTSSAAVQLALGDALAISVMVARNFTPSDYAQFHPSGTLGRRLLLHVYDIMRKDDMLAVVSEDAPLHDVLFAITKAEAGAACVVNSKGAMVGLITDGDIRRTLLRDEKALQRSANVAMNCPKFVLHGNPLAVDALTQMQSSQSKIGELPVLDDEDRPIGIVMLKDLLRAGILR
- the fabF gene encoding beta-ketoacyl-ACP synthase II is translated as MPARRVVVTGVGMITPLGIGAEQSWEAMLAGKCGIRRITLIDPTDYGCKIAGEVPDFEPALYMDRKDARRADRFIQMAVAGSRMALENSGLQITEANAERTGVLIGSGIGGLSVIEEQLRILFEKGPSRVSPFMVPMMIADMASGFVSIITGAKGPNSAVITACATGANAIGDAYQIIRRGDADAMICGGSEAAITRIGIAGFVAARAMSTSHNDDPEHSSRPFDAKRDGFIMGEGVGTVILEDIETAQARGANILAEIVGYGMTGDAFHFTQPHPEGDGAIRAMKIALKNACLPPESVDYINAHGTSTPYNDRLETFAIKAVFGDHANKLAISSTKSMTGHLLGAGGAVEAIACILAMRDSILPPTINYEFPDPDCDLDYVPNKARPGVVNVALSNSFGFGGHNVTLILKKFSV